Below is a genomic region from Streptomyces sp. NBC_00461.
GCGACCAGGCGCAACGCTGGGCGACACTCGGCTACGTTGTGCTGGCCTGCGATATGTACGGCGACGGCGTGGCCGGTGACCGCCAGCGGATCATGAACTGTGTGACAGCCCTGCGCGACAACCCCGCCACGTTGGCCGGGCGCGCCAGGGCTGGGCTGGACGCGCTCAGGGACTGCCCGGACACCGACGGACGCTTCGCCGCAGTCGGTCTGCTTCGGAGGAATGGCCGCTTTGACGCTGGCCCGGTCCGGGGAGGAGATCGCAGGCGCCGTCAGCATCCACGGCAGCCTCGCGACACCGGCTCCGGCACAGCCGCACATCGTCCGCGCCAAGATCCTTGCCTGCCACGGCGCTTCAGATCCCCACGTGCCACAAGCGGACGTTGCGGCGTTCATTCAGGAGATGGAGGAGGCGCACGCGGACTGGCAGCTCATCATGTACGGCGGCGCCCTGCACGGCTTCACCCACCGGCACGCCCAGCCCGGCGCAACGCCCGGCGTGGCCCACGACGAACGCGCCGACCACCGCTCGTTCGCGACCGCGAGCCAGTTCCTTGCCGAAGCGTTCGCCGAG
It encodes:
- a CDS encoding dienelactone hydrolase family protein, producing MAALTLARSGEEIAGAVSIHGSLATPAPAQPHIVRAKILACHGASDPHVPQADVAAFIQEMEEAHADWQLIMYGGALHGFTHRHAQPGATPGVAHDERADHRSFATASQFLAEAFAEQTA